The following are encoded in a window of Castanea sativa cultivar Marrone di Chiusa Pesio chromosome 5, ASM4071231v1 genomic DNA:
- the LOC142637360 gene encoding cysteine-rich receptor-like protein kinase 29 isoform X3, whose translation MQKYRETIIMSTSRLSLFFFYAILIILVNPTINAQRDPYVLHECSTTGNVTSNSTFRANLNTLISTLSSNTQIDYGFYNFTAGEGTNKVYATGLCRADLSPTNCRSCVNMSAHELLQLCPTQKEGVMWYMNCTARYSNNSIFGVMETKPTRALTSGDVSNLTEFNAVLEPLFYDLRVRASAGGIFRKIAVGTAYYKSDNYTIYGLMQCSPDLSEIDCSNCLVVAQNYIQGCCSGNSGLRILAPSCNLRIETNQFYDSTLVQSPPSLSPPPPLSPPPSKGKGSNSSKTIIAIVVVVVILVVIIICICISIRVRKQRKKAKTVDEISSTESLHFDFPTIRIATDNFSDANKLGQGGFGVVYKGRLSSGQEIAVKRLSPGSGQGDLEFKNEILLVAKLQHRNLVKLRGFCLEGCERLLIYEFVPNGSLDQVIFDPAKRAYLDWQRRYKIIEDFGMARLVILDQTHINTNRIVGTYGYMAPEYAYHGHFSVKSDVFSFGVLVLEMICGQKNGHFRNEENGEDLLTYAWTNWRNMAASNIIDPTLGVGSTTEIIRCIHIGLLCVQENAADRPTMASIVLMLNSNSITLSVPSRPAFFIHSNVEPDSQSDQSILLASTNDASITALHPR comes from the exons ATGCAAAAATACAGAGAGACAATAATAATGAGCACTTCAAGATTAtcacttttcttcttctatgCCATTCTCATTATCCTTGTTAATCCCACCATTAATGCGCAGAGAGATCCCTACGTGCTTCACGAGTGTTCAACCACTGGTAACGTTACTAGTAACAGTACCTTTAGAGCAAACCTTAATACTCTCATCTCCACTCTTTCTTCCAACACCCAAATCGATTATGGGTTCTACAATTTCACTGCCGGAGAGGGTACCAACAAAGTTTACGCCACTGGGCTTTGTAGAGCTGATCTTTCACCAACTAATTGCCGTAGTTGTGTCAACATGTCAGCTCACGAGCTCTTACAGTTGTGTCCAACACAGAAAGAGGGTGTCATGTGGTACATGAATTGTACAGCTCGATACTCAAACAACTCGATATTTGGTGTTATGGAAACTAAACCTACTCGAGCTCTTACAAGTGGTGATGTCTCGAACTTGACTGAGTTCAACGCGGTGTTAGAACCCTTATTTTATGACCTGAGAGTTAGAGCTTCAGCTGGAGGTATTTTTCGCAAGATTGCAGTTGGAACTGCGTACTATAAAAGTGACAACTATACGATCTATGGGCTTATGCAGTGTAGTCCTGATTTGTCAGAAATAGATTGTAGTAATTGCTTAGTTGTTGCTCAAAACTATATTCAAGGTTGCTGTAGTGGAAACAGTGGACTCAGAATTCTTGCACCAAGCTGTAATTTAAGAATAGAGACCAACCAATTCTATGACAGCACTCTTGTTCAATCTCCACCGTCATTATCTCCTCCACCTCCTCTTTCTCCTCCGCCTTCAAAAG GAAAGGGGAGTAACTCATCTAAAACTATCATCGCCATAGTTGTGGTGGTGGTCATTCTCGTTGTAATAATCATCTGCATCTGCATCTCTATAAGGGTGAGGAAGCAAAGAAAGAAAGCTAAAA CAGTGGATGAAATTAGCAGTACTGAATCCTTGCATTTCGATTTTCCAACAATTAGAATTGCTACAGATAACTTTTCTGATGCAAATAAACTTGGGCAAGGCGGATTTGGTGTTGTTTATAAG GGAAGGCTCTCCAGTGGACAAGAAATAGCTGTCAAAAGGCTATCTCCGGGTTCTGGACAAGgtgatttagaatttaagaatgaGATATTGTTAGTTGCTAAGCTTCAACATCGAAATTTAGTTAAGCTACGAGGTTTCTGCTTGGAAGGATGTGAAAGGCTTCTGATTTATGAGTTTGTGCCAAATGGAAGCCTTGATCAAGTTATATTTG ATCCCGCAAAACGTGCATATTTGGATTGGCAAAGGCGTTACAAAATCATAGAAG ATTTCGGCATGGCAAGATTGGTTATACTAGATCAAACCCATATTAATACAAATAGAATCGTCGGAACGTA TGGATATATGGCTCCAGAGTATGCGTATCATGGACACTTCTCAGTAAAGTCTGATGTCTTTAGTTTTGGCGTGTTAGTTCTTGAAATGATATGCGGACAAAAAAATGGTCACTTCCGTAATGAAGAAAATGGGGAGGATCTTCTTACTTAT GCATGGACAAATTGGAGGAACATGGCAGCTTCAAACATTATAGACCCCACATTAGGGGTTGGTTCAACAACCGAAATAATCCGGTGCATTCACATTGGATTATTATGTGTTCAAGAAAATGCAGCTGATAGACCAACCATGGCTTCAATCGTTCTAATGCTTAATAGCAACTCTATCACTTTATCAGTACCTTCACGACCTGCATTTTTTATACACAGCAACGTTGAACCAGACTCGCAGTCAGATCAATCTATTCTGCTAGCCTCGACAAATGATGCTTCAATTACTGCATTACATCCTCGCTAA
- the LOC142637360 gene encoding cysteine-rich receptor-like protein kinase 29 isoform X2, translated as MQKYRETIIMSTSRLSLFFFYAILIILVNPTINAQRDPYVLHECSTTGNVTSNSTFRANLNTLISTLSSNTQIDYGFYNFTAGEGTNKVYATGLCRADLSPTNCRSCVNMSAHELLQLCPTQKEGVMWYMNCTARYSNNSIFGVMETKPTRALTSGDVSNLTEFNAVLEPLFYDLRVRASAGGIFRKIAVGTAYYKSDNYTIYGLMQCSPDLSEIDCSNCLVVAQNYIQGCCSGNSGLRILAPSCNLRIETNQFYDSTLVQSPPSLSPPPPLSPPPSKGKGSNSSKTIIAIVVVVVILVVIIICICISIRVRKQRKKAKMDEISSTESLHFDFPTIRIATDNFSDANKLGQGGFGVVYKGRLSSGQEIAVKRLSPGSGQGDLEFKNEILLVAKLQHRNLVKLRGFCLEGCERLLIYEFVPNGSLDQVIFDPAKRAYLDWQRRYKIIEGIARGLLYLHEDSRLRIIHRDLKTSNILLDDEMNPKIADFGMARLVILDQTHINTNRIVGTYGYMAPEYAYHGHFSVKSDVFSFGVLVLEMICGQKNGHFRNEENGEDLLTYAWTNWRNMAASNIIDPTLGVGSTTEIIRCIHIGLLCVQENAADRPTMASIVLMLNSNSITLSVPSRPAFFIHSNVEPDSQSDQSILLASTNDASITALHPR; from the exons ATGCAAAAATACAGAGAGACAATAATAATGAGCACTTCAAGATTAtcacttttcttcttctatgCCATTCTCATTATCCTTGTTAATCCCACCATTAATGCGCAGAGAGATCCCTACGTGCTTCACGAGTGTTCAACCACTGGTAACGTTACTAGTAACAGTACCTTTAGAGCAAACCTTAATACTCTCATCTCCACTCTTTCTTCCAACACCCAAATCGATTATGGGTTCTACAATTTCACTGCCGGAGAGGGTACCAACAAAGTTTACGCCACTGGGCTTTGTAGAGCTGATCTTTCACCAACTAATTGCCGTAGTTGTGTCAACATGTCAGCTCACGAGCTCTTACAGTTGTGTCCAACACAGAAAGAGGGTGTCATGTGGTACATGAATTGTACAGCTCGATACTCAAACAACTCGATATTTGGTGTTATGGAAACTAAACCTACTCGAGCTCTTACAAGTGGTGATGTCTCGAACTTGACTGAGTTCAACGCGGTGTTAGAACCCTTATTTTATGACCTGAGAGTTAGAGCTTCAGCTGGAGGTATTTTTCGCAAGATTGCAGTTGGAACTGCGTACTATAAAAGTGACAACTATACGATCTATGGGCTTATGCAGTGTAGTCCTGATTTGTCAGAAATAGATTGTAGTAATTGCTTAGTTGTTGCTCAAAACTATATTCAAGGTTGCTGTAGTGGAAACAGTGGACTCAGAATTCTTGCACCAAGCTGTAATTTAAGAATAGAGACCAACCAATTCTATGACAGCACTCTTGTTCAATCTCCACCGTCATTATCTCCTCCACCTCCTCTTTCTCCTCCGCCTTCAAAAG GAAAGGGGAGTAACTCATCTAAAACTATCATCGCCATAGTTGTGGTGGTGGTCATTCTCGTTGTAATAATCATCTGCATCTGCATCTCTATAAGGGTGAGGAAGCAAAGAAAGAAAGCTAAAA TGGATGAAATTAGCAGTACTGAATCCTTGCATTTCGATTTTCCAACAATTAGAATTGCTACAGATAACTTTTCTGATGCAAATAAACTTGGGCAAGGCGGATTTGGTGTTGTTTATAAG GGAAGGCTCTCCAGTGGACAAGAAATAGCTGTCAAAAGGCTATCTCCGGGTTCTGGACAAGgtgatttagaatttaagaatgaGATATTGTTAGTTGCTAAGCTTCAACATCGAAATTTAGTTAAGCTACGAGGTTTCTGCTTGGAAGGATGTGAAAGGCTTCTGATTTATGAGTTTGTGCCAAATGGAAGCCTTGATCAAGTTATATTTG ATCCCGCAAAACGTGCATATTTGGATTGGCAAAGGCGTTACAAAATCATAGAAGGCATTGCTCGAGGTCTTCTTTACCTTCATGAAGATTCTCGACTTCGCATCATTCATCGTGATCTCAAAACTAGTAATATTCTGCTAGATGATGAGATGAATCCAAAAATTGCAGATTTCGGCATGGCAAGATTGGTTATACTAGATCAAACCCATATTAATACAAATAGAATCGTCGGAACGTA TGGATATATGGCTCCAGAGTATGCGTATCATGGACACTTCTCAGTAAAGTCTGATGTCTTTAGTTTTGGCGTGTTAGTTCTTGAAATGATATGCGGACAAAAAAATGGTCACTTCCGTAATGAAGAAAATGGGGAGGATCTTCTTACTTAT GCATGGACAAATTGGAGGAACATGGCAGCTTCAAACATTATAGACCCCACATTAGGGGTTGGTTCAACAACCGAAATAATCCGGTGCATTCACATTGGATTATTATGTGTTCAAGAAAATGCAGCTGATAGACCAACCATGGCTTCAATCGTTCTAATGCTTAATAGCAACTCTATCACTTTATCAGTACCTTCACGACCTGCATTTTTTATACACAGCAACGTTGAACCAGACTCGCAGTCAGATCAATCTATTCTGCTAGCCTCGACAAATGATGCTTCAATTACTGCATTACATCCTCGCTAA
- the LOC142637360 gene encoding cysteine-rich receptor-like protein kinase 29 isoform X1, with protein MQKYRETIIMSTSRLSLFFFYAILIILVNPTINAQRDPYVLHECSTTGNVTSNSTFRANLNTLISTLSSNTQIDYGFYNFTAGEGTNKVYATGLCRADLSPTNCRSCVNMSAHELLQLCPTQKEGVMWYMNCTARYSNNSIFGVMETKPTRALTSGDVSNLTEFNAVLEPLFYDLRVRASAGGIFRKIAVGTAYYKSDNYTIYGLMQCSPDLSEIDCSNCLVVAQNYIQGCCSGNSGLRILAPSCNLRIETNQFYDSTLVQSPPSLSPPPPLSPPPSKGKGSNSSKTIIAIVVVVVILVVIIICICISIRVRKQRKKAKTVDEISSTESLHFDFPTIRIATDNFSDANKLGQGGFGVVYKGRLSSGQEIAVKRLSPGSGQGDLEFKNEILLVAKLQHRNLVKLRGFCLEGCERLLIYEFVPNGSLDQVIFDPAKRAYLDWQRRYKIIEGIARGLLYLHEDSRLRIIHRDLKTSNILLDDEMNPKIADFGMARLVILDQTHINTNRIVGTYGYMAPEYAYHGHFSVKSDVFSFGVLVLEMICGQKNGHFRNEENGEDLLTYAWTNWRNMAASNIIDPTLGVGSTTEIIRCIHIGLLCVQENAADRPTMASIVLMLNSNSITLSVPSRPAFFIHSNVEPDSQSDQSILLASTNDASITALHPR; from the exons ATGCAAAAATACAGAGAGACAATAATAATGAGCACTTCAAGATTAtcacttttcttcttctatgCCATTCTCATTATCCTTGTTAATCCCACCATTAATGCGCAGAGAGATCCCTACGTGCTTCACGAGTGTTCAACCACTGGTAACGTTACTAGTAACAGTACCTTTAGAGCAAACCTTAATACTCTCATCTCCACTCTTTCTTCCAACACCCAAATCGATTATGGGTTCTACAATTTCACTGCCGGAGAGGGTACCAACAAAGTTTACGCCACTGGGCTTTGTAGAGCTGATCTTTCACCAACTAATTGCCGTAGTTGTGTCAACATGTCAGCTCACGAGCTCTTACAGTTGTGTCCAACACAGAAAGAGGGTGTCATGTGGTACATGAATTGTACAGCTCGATACTCAAACAACTCGATATTTGGTGTTATGGAAACTAAACCTACTCGAGCTCTTACAAGTGGTGATGTCTCGAACTTGACTGAGTTCAACGCGGTGTTAGAACCCTTATTTTATGACCTGAGAGTTAGAGCTTCAGCTGGAGGTATTTTTCGCAAGATTGCAGTTGGAACTGCGTACTATAAAAGTGACAACTATACGATCTATGGGCTTATGCAGTGTAGTCCTGATTTGTCAGAAATAGATTGTAGTAATTGCTTAGTTGTTGCTCAAAACTATATTCAAGGTTGCTGTAGTGGAAACAGTGGACTCAGAATTCTTGCACCAAGCTGTAATTTAAGAATAGAGACCAACCAATTCTATGACAGCACTCTTGTTCAATCTCCACCGTCATTATCTCCTCCACCTCCTCTTTCTCCTCCGCCTTCAAAAG GAAAGGGGAGTAACTCATCTAAAACTATCATCGCCATAGTTGTGGTGGTGGTCATTCTCGTTGTAATAATCATCTGCATCTGCATCTCTATAAGGGTGAGGAAGCAAAGAAAGAAAGCTAAAA CAGTGGATGAAATTAGCAGTACTGAATCCTTGCATTTCGATTTTCCAACAATTAGAATTGCTACAGATAACTTTTCTGATGCAAATAAACTTGGGCAAGGCGGATTTGGTGTTGTTTATAAG GGAAGGCTCTCCAGTGGACAAGAAATAGCTGTCAAAAGGCTATCTCCGGGTTCTGGACAAGgtgatttagaatttaagaatgaGATATTGTTAGTTGCTAAGCTTCAACATCGAAATTTAGTTAAGCTACGAGGTTTCTGCTTGGAAGGATGTGAAAGGCTTCTGATTTATGAGTTTGTGCCAAATGGAAGCCTTGATCAAGTTATATTTG ATCCCGCAAAACGTGCATATTTGGATTGGCAAAGGCGTTACAAAATCATAGAAGGCATTGCTCGAGGTCTTCTTTACCTTCATGAAGATTCTCGACTTCGCATCATTCATCGTGATCTCAAAACTAGTAATATTCTGCTAGATGATGAGATGAATCCAAAAATTGCAGATTTCGGCATGGCAAGATTGGTTATACTAGATCAAACCCATATTAATACAAATAGAATCGTCGGAACGTA TGGATATATGGCTCCAGAGTATGCGTATCATGGACACTTCTCAGTAAAGTCTGATGTCTTTAGTTTTGGCGTGTTAGTTCTTGAAATGATATGCGGACAAAAAAATGGTCACTTCCGTAATGAAGAAAATGGGGAGGATCTTCTTACTTAT GCATGGACAAATTGGAGGAACATGGCAGCTTCAAACATTATAGACCCCACATTAGGGGTTGGTTCAACAACCGAAATAATCCGGTGCATTCACATTGGATTATTATGTGTTCAAGAAAATGCAGCTGATAGACCAACCATGGCTTCAATCGTTCTAATGCTTAATAGCAACTCTATCACTTTATCAGTACCTTCACGACCTGCATTTTTTATACACAGCAACGTTGAACCAGACTCGCAGTCAGATCAATCTATTCTGCTAGCCTCGACAAATGATGCTTCAATTACTGCATTACATCCTCGCTAA